A DNA window from Haliovirga abyssi contains the following coding sequences:
- a CDS encoding cation diffusion facilitator family transporter, whose translation MTNNEHNHEHSHEGHHHHSIDENISLKKITGVTILNATITITEIIGGILSGSLSLLSDALHNLSDTVAIILSYVALVISRKEKNEKKSYGYKRAGVLAAFINSTALIVISFYLLYEAYKRFINPETINGNLMIIVAVIGLVSNFISVLLLEKDSKNSMNLKASYLHLLGDTVSSVGVVIGGIVIKFWNIYWIDPLVTVLISIYILKESYGIFKQTIDILMQSTADLDYEDLKKDVENIDGVINIHHIHTWMSDEKTIYFEGHVILEDMLISNAKKIHSEIEEILENEFGISHITIQFEAENEECETELFKI comes from the coding sequence ATGACTAATAATGAGCATAATCACGAACATAGTCATGAAGGGCATCATCACCATAGTATAGATGAAAATATATCATTAAAGAAAATTACAGGAGTAACAATATTAAATGCAACTATAACAATAACAGAAATAATTGGTGGTATATTATCAGGAAGTTTGTCACTTTTATCAGATGCACTTCATAATTTAAGTGATACAGTAGCTATAATTTTGAGTTATGTTGCATTGGTAATATCGAGGAAAGAAAAAAATGAGAAAAAAAGTTATGGATATAAAAGGGCAGGAGTGTTAGCAGCTTTTATAAATTCCACAGCATTAATAGTAATATCATTTTATTTGTTATATGAAGCATATAAAAGATTTATTAATCCAGAAACTATAAATGGAAATTTAATGATAATTGTTGCAGTTATTGGATTGGTTTCCAATTTTATATCAGTATTGTTATTAGAAAAAGATTCTAAAAATAGTATGAATTTGAAAGCAAGTTATTTACATCTTTTAGGAGATACAGTCTCATCAGTTGGAGTAGTAATAGGTGGAATAGTTATAAAATTTTGGAATATATATTGGATAGATCCATTAGTAACAGTATTAATTTCAATATATATTTTAAAAGAAAGTTATGGAATATTTAAACAAACAATAGATATATTAATGCAATCAACAGCAGATTTAGATTATGAAGATTTGAAAAAAGATGTAGAAAATATAGATGGAGTCATTAATATACATCATATACATACTTGGATGTCAGATGAAAAAACTATATATTTTGAAGGACATGTTATATTAGAAGATATGTTAATTTCAAATGCAAAAAAAATTCATAGTGAAATAGAGGAGATATTAGAAAATGAATTTGGAATAAGTCATATAACAATTCAATTTGAAGCTGAAAATGAAGAGTGTGAAACAGAGCTTTTTAAAATTTAA
- a CDS encoding arsenate reductase ArsC has translation MDKKKVLFICIHNSARSQMAEAFVNEYGGDKFIAESAGLEPGNLNPYVVDAMAEKGIDISKNKTNSVFDFYKEGRLYDYVVTVCDESNAEKCPVFPGNAKKIHWGFPDPSSFQGDNDDKVEFTRKVRDMIEDKVKEWLKSDGKDESGFEINLNL, from the coding sequence ATGGATAAGAAAAAAGTGTTGTTTATTTGTATTCATAATTCTGCAAGGAGTCAAATGGCAGAAGCTTTTGTTAATGAGTATGGTGGAGATAAATTTATAGCAGAAAGTGCAGGATTAGAACCTGGGAATTTAAATCCTTATGTTGTGGATGCAATGGCTGAAAAGGGGATAGATATTTCTAAGAATAAGACAAACAGTGTTTTTGATTTTTATAAAGAGGGAAGATTATATGATTATGTAGTAACTGTTTGTGACGAATCAAACGCAGAAAAATGCCCAGTTTTTCCTGGAAATGCTAAAAAAATACATTGGGGATTTCCTGATCCTTCATCATTTCAAGGAGATAATGATGATAAGGTTGAATTTACAAGAAAAGTTAGAGATATGATTGAGGATAAAGTTAAGGAATGGTTAAAATCAGATGGAAAAGATGAGAGTGGATTTGAGATAAATTTAAATTTATAA
- a CDS encoding AAA-like domain-containing protein, translating into MKKFNITGTCIPERHYMVNITSKIDRIIKDLISEGDYFTINRPRQYGKTTTMYLLDKKLQKNKEYLLIKVSFEGIGEEFVSEDRFVESFVGLIIKRLKFSNNKKILNYVKNYPKLYKIKQLDEFITDFVLETNKKVVLMIDEVDKSSNNQLFLHFIGMLRDKYLSRNEGEDYTFHTVILAGVHDVKNLRLKLRPDENRTLNSPWNIAVDFDIDMSFNSEEISTMLIEYEADAKTGMDIKNISEKIYMYTNGYPFLVSKLCKVIDEKLDRDFSEKGLEESIKITLGTPNTLFDDIIKNIENNREFYNFIEKVILGNDKVDYVHTNKMVSIGKIYGIIREKNKKVEIDNKIFEILIYNHMIANREIKKGVVLTYEFRTKFIDDDGNLDMELVLDKFQELMKAEYRKIDEKFVEREGRLLFLAFLKPIINGTGFYFVESETRESNRMDIVVTYNMKKFVIELKIWRGGQYEQEGREQLCKYLEAQNLDKGYMIFYNFNKGKEYIKDRVMVNGKEVFEIVV; encoded by the coding sequence ATGAAAAAATTTAATATAACAGGGACTTGTATTCCAGAAAGACATTACATGGTAAATATAACATCAAAAATAGATAGGATAATAAAAGATTTAATAAGTGAAGGGGATTATTTCACAATAAATAGACCAAGACAATATGGAAAGACAACAACAATGTATTTGTTGGATAAAAAATTACAAAAGAATAAGGAATATTTGTTAATAAAAGTAAGTTTTGAAGGAATAGGTGAAGAATTTGTAAGTGAAGATAGATTTGTGGAATCATTTGTTGGGTTAATAATAAAAAGATTAAAATTTTCAAATAATAAAAAAATATTAAATTATGTAAAAAATTATCCAAAATTATATAAAATAAAACAGCTAGATGAATTTATAACAGATTTTGTATTAGAAACAAATAAGAAAGTAGTATTAATGATAGATGAAGTAGATAAAAGTAGTAATAATCAACTGTTTTTACATTTTATAGGAATGCTTAGAGATAAATATTTAAGTAGAAATGAAGGAGAAGATTATACATTTCATACAGTAATATTAGCAGGGGTACATGATGTGAAAAATTTAAGGCTGAAATTAAGGCCAGATGAAAATAGGACATTAAACAGTCCATGGAATATTGCAGTAGATTTTGATATAGATATGAGCTTTAATTCAGAAGAGATATCAACAATGCTAATTGAATATGAAGCAGATGCTAAAACAGGTATGGATATAAAAAATATTTCAGAAAAAATATATATGTATACAAATGGGTATCCATTTTTAGTAAGTAAATTATGTAAAGTAATAGATGAAAAATTAGATAGAGATTTTAGTGAAAAAGGTTTAGAAGAATCTATAAAAATAACATTAGGAACTCCTAATACATTATTTGATGATATAATAAAAAATATAGAGAATAATAGAGAGTTTTATAATTTTATAGAAAAAGTTATATTAGGGAACGATAAAGTCGATTATGTACATACAAATAAAATGGTATCAATAGGGAAAATATATGGAATAATCAGAGAAAAGAATAAAAAAGTAGAAATAGATAATAAAATATTTGAAATATTGATTTATAATCATATGATAGCAAATAGAGAAATAAAAAAAGGAGTAGTTCTAACTTATGAATTTAGAACAAAATTTATAGACGATGATGGGAATTTAGATATGGAATTGGTATTGGATAAATTTCAAGAATTAATGAAAGCAGAATACAGAAAAATAGATGAGAAGTTTGTAGAGCGAGAAGGGCGGCTTCTATTTTTAGCATTTTTAAAGCCAATAATAAATGGGACAGGATTTTATTTCGTAGAATCAGAAACAAGAGAGTCCAATAGAATGGATATAGTTGTTACATATAATATGAAAAAATTTGTAATAGAATTAAAAATATGGCGTGGAGGACAATATGAGCAAGAAGGAAGAGAACAGTTATGTAAATATTTGGAGGCACAAAATTTAGATAAGGGGTATATGATATTTTATAATTTTAATAAGGGAAAAGAGTATATTAAGGATAGAGTTATGGTAAATGGAAAGGAAGTTTTTGAGATAGTGGTGTGA
- a CDS encoding Rpn family recombination-promoting nuclease/putative transposase has translation MCRINPRVDFVFKKLFGSEENKDLLQDFINSVVSEEDRVTSLELQNPYNEKNFKHDKLSVLDIKAKDQRGNWYNIEMQVIDQEYYDKRALYYWSRVYSGQLHSGINYDNLKKTISINILNFRCLDEENYHNIYKIINLESKKEFIDHLEIHFIELEKYNEKYSTMLDRWVNFLKKAEKYAKNKLPKELEEVLTIKKAVELLDEMSLNDEERESYEARLKWLRDEDAAIKKAEKKGIEKGIKEGIKKGIEKGIEKGIEKRNVEIAKSLLDILDVKTISEKTGLSEEVILKLKDEN, from the coding sequence ATGTGTAGAATAAATCCAAGAGTAGATTTTGTATTTAAAAAACTATTTGGAAGTGAAGAAAATAAAGATCTGTTACAAGATTTTATAAATTCAGTAGTATCAGAAGAAGATAGAGTAACAAGTTTAGAATTACAAAATCCTTATAATGAAAAGAATTTTAAACATGATAAATTATCAGTATTAGATATAAAAGCAAAAGACCAAAGGGGGAATTGGTACAATATAGAGATGCAGGTGATAGACCAAGAATATTATGATAAACGAGCTTTGTATTATTGGTCAAGAGTATACTCAGGGCAGTTACATTCAGGAATAAACTATGATAATTTAAAAAAGACAATAAGTATAAATATATTAAATTTTAGATGTTTAGATGAAGAAAATTATCATAATATATATAAAATAATAAATTTAGAGAGTAAAAAAGAGTTTATAGACCATTTGGAGATACATTTTATAGAGTTAGAAAAATATAATGAAAAATATAGTACAATGTTGGATAGATGGGTAAACTTTTTGAAAAAAGCAGAAAAATATGCAAAAAATAAGTTACCAAAGGAATTAGAAGAAGTATTGACAATAAAGAAGGCAGTAGAGTTATTAGACGAGATGTCACTAAATGATGAAGAAAGAGAAAGTTATGAAGCGAGATTAAAATGGTTAAGAGATGAAGATGCTGCAATAAAAAAAGCAGAAAAAAAGGGAATAGAAAAGGGAATAAAAGAAGGGATAAAAAAGGGGATAGAAAAGGGAATAGAAAAGGGAATAGAAAAAAGAAATGTGGAAATTGCTAAAAGTTTATTGGATATATTAGATGTAAAAACAATATCTGAAAAAACAGGTTTAAGTGAAGAAGTAATATTAAAACTAAAAGATGAAAATTAG
- the chrA gene encoding chromate efflux transporter, which translates to MKKLLLKVLELGASGFGGMAILGFIKDAFVKERKDINESQFYEGLSISQFIPGTTAGNLISYIGYKIGKSKTMFLMQIAFLLPAIISMFLLTYVYTKFGEVEIIKNIFIGINITVVVLLIKTMEKIFKPFIKNWRYIFMMVISFLLKIILKLNVFEIMFIILILNLLLDNGVYENEDRNVKININPKEFIIEIIFMIVFIISFIFRDKDRLIMLFYNMGKIGFFTFGGGVAAISMIQDIIVKDLGWLNSKEFLTGISLSQMTPGPILNIAVFIGYKVSGIIGGIVAAIGMFTPGVLLMHIFSTFGEKFLEKSISKKIINGILLGFNGIILSVILKLFQNSVTNIKEIIFFVIIFVIAHVSKAKALKLILISGILSYVYFGLIF; encoded by the coding sequence ATGAAAAAATTATTATTAAAAGTATTAGAGTTAGGAGCATCAGGATTTGGTGGGATGGCAATATTAGGTTTTATTAAAGATGCATTTGTTAAAGAACGAAAAGATATTAATGAAAGTCAATTTTATGAAGGCCTTAGTATATCTCAATTTATACCAGGGACAACAGCAGGGAATTTGATTTCATATATTGGATATAAAATAGGTAAAAGTAAAACTATGTTTCTTATGCAGATTGCATTTTTATTACCAGCTATAATTTCAATGTTTTTACTTACATATGTTTATACTAAATTTGGAGAAGTAGAAATTATAAAAAATATATTTATAGGAATAAATATAACTGTTGTAGTATTATTAATAAAAACAATGGAAAAGATTTTTAAACCGTTTATAAAAAATTGGAGATATATTTTTATGATGGTGATAAGTTTTTTGTTAAAAATTATATTAAAATTGAATGTTTTTGAGATTATGTTTATTATATTAATATTAAATTTATTACTAGATAATGGAGTTTATGAAAATGAAGATAGAAATGTAAAAATAAATATTAATCCAAAAGAGTTTATTATAGAAATTATATTTATGATTGTTTTTATAATTAGTTTTATATTTAGAGATAAAGATAGACTTATTATGCTTTTTTATAATATGGGAAAAATAGGATTTTTTACATTTGGTGGGGGAGTAGCAGCAATTTCAATGATACAAGATATTATAGTAAAAGATTTGGGATGGTTAAATTCAAAAGAGTTTTTAACTGGAATAAGTTTATCTCAAATGACACCAGGACCGATATTAAATATAGCAGTATTTATTGGATATAAAGTTAGTGGGATAATAGGCGGAATAGTAGCCGCAATAGGAATGTTTACTCCTGGAGTACTACTTATGCATATTTTTTCAACTTTTGGAGAAAAGTTTTTAGAAAAATCTATTTCTAAAAAAATTATTAATGGAATTTTACTAGGTTTTAATGGTATAATATTAAGTGTAATATTAAAACTTTTTCAAAATTCTGTTACTAATATAAAAGAGATAATATTTTTTGTAATTATATTTGTAATTGCACATGTGTCAAAAGCTAAGGCTTTAAAATTAATATTAATTTCTGGGATTTTGTCTTATGTTTATTTTGGGTTGATTTTTTAA
- a CDS encoding NAD(P)-dependent oxidoreductase gives MKIVFLDAVSVGEDISLGKIEKEGELIKYNLTKENEIEDRIKDAEVIITNKVYIGKKEMGIARKLKLICVAATGYNNIDIEEAKKLGIVVANVKNYSTNSVVQMVFSYILMLMSNLYNYNNDVKNGEWSKSPIFTMLKYSIQELNNKKIGIIGYGTIGKKVGEIAKSFGMDIIVAKIHGREYSDNSRVEIEELLKISDIVTIHAPLTNLTKKLISNKEFNLMKKNAILINTARGGIVDEKALYKALKDKKIAGAAIDVLENEPPKENNELYELENILITPHVAWGSIESRQRLIEGIYENIREYKNGNRNKINIWRSNDKS, from the coding sequence ATGAAGATTGTATTTTTGGATGCAGTATCTGTTGGGGAGGATATTTCTCTGGGGAAAATAGAAAAAGAAGGGGAATTAATTAAATATAATTTAACAAAAGAAAATGAAATAGAAGATAGAATTAAAGATGCAGAGGTTATAATTACTAATAAAGTTTATATAGGAAAAAAAGAGATGGGAATAGCAAGAAAATTAAAATTGATTTGTGTAGCTGCAACAGGATATAATAATATAGATATAGAAGAAGCTAAGAAACTTGGAATAGTTGTAGCAAATGTAAAAAATTATTCTACTAATTCTGTAGTTCAAATGGTATTTTCTTATATACTAATGTTAATGAGCAATCTATATAATTATAATAATGATGTTAAAAATGGAGAATGGAGCAAATCGCCTATATTTACAATGCTAAAATATTCAATACAAGAGCTTAATAATAAAAAAATAGGGATAATTGGATATGGAACTATTGGGAAAAAAGTTGGAGAAATAGCTAAAAGTTTTGGAATGGATATAATAGTTGCAAAAATTCATGGAAGAGAATATAGCGATAATAGTAGAGTAGAAATAGAGGAACTGTTAAAAATAAGTGATATAGTAACCATTCACGCTCCACTTACAAATTTAACAAAAAAATTAATATCTAATAAAGAATTTAATTTAATGAAAAAAAATGCAATTTTAATTAATACAGCAAGAGGTGGAATTGTAGATGAGAAAGCATTATATAAAGCATTAAAAGATAAAAAAATAGCAGGAGCAGCAATAGATGTATTGGAAAATGAGCCTCCAAAAGAAAATAATGAATTATATGAATTGGAAAACATATTGATAACACCTCATGTAGCATGGGGCTCAATTGAAAGTAGGCAAAGATTAATTGAAGGAATATATGAAAATATAAGAGAATACAAAAATGGGAATAGAAATAAGATAAATATTTGGAGGAGTAATGACAAAAGCTGA
- a CDS encoding DUF512 domain-containing protein, giving the protein MTKAEIIKVQKDSIAEELDIEKGDFLVRIDGKDIYDIIQYEHMIYKEFIIVEILKKDINEIWEFEIEKDEFEDLGIEFKSPVFDGVRTCKNNCVFCFVAQLPKGLRKTLYLKDEDFRLSFLYGSYTTFSNLTDDDIKRIIKEHISPLYVSVHATDSMVRKVLLRNRDAGNILEKIKYLTDNGIELHTQAVIVPGYNDGKILEKTIDDLASFYPQVKSLTVVPVGLTKYHKGGLRLNTEEESKKIVKYTLEKSKEFKEKFDTYFSFLSDEFFIQSKMDIPEKEYYEEFEHIENGVGLVRLLLEEVKDMKIKDKFYKGNKITIACGKSIYKYMKEIFIHDDKINIVPIESYFWGEKITVTGLITGSDLIKNLKDKELGDKLIINKIMLNDKKQFLDDMSLEGVSERIGTKIKVIERLEEIYD; this is encoded by the coding sequence ATGACAAAAGCTGAAATAATAAAAGTGCAAAAAGATAGCATAGCAGAAGAATTAGATATAGAAAAAGGAGATTTTTTAGTTAGAATAGATGGGAAAGATATATATGATATTATTCAATATGAACATATGATATATAAAGAATTTATTATAGTAGAAATATTAAAAAAAGATATAAATGAAATTTGGGAATTTGAAATAGAAAAAGATGAATTTGAAGATTTAGGGATAGAATTTAAGTCGCCAGTTTTTGATGGAGTTAGGACTTGTAAAAATAATTGCGTGTTTTGTTTTGTAGCACAACTTCCAAAAGGGTTAAGAAAAACTTTGTATTTAAAAGATGAGGATTTTAGATTATCGTTTTTATATGGAAGTTATACTACTTTTTCTAATTTAACAGATGATGATATAAAAAGAATAATAAAAGAGCATATATCTCCATTATATGTATCAGTACATGCTACTGACAGCATGGTTCGTAAAGTGCTGCTTAGAAATAGAGATGCAGGTAATATATTAGAAAAAATAAAATATTTAACAGATAATGGGATAGAGTTACATACTCAAGCAGTTATTGTACCAGGATATAATGATGGAAAAATATTAGAAAAAACAATAGATGATTTAGCTAGTTTTTATCCACAAGTAAAAAGTTTAACTGTAGTTCCAGTTGGACTTACTAAATATCATAAAGGTGGATTAAGGTTAAATACAGAAGAGGAAAGCAAAAAAATAGTAAAATATACATTGGAAAAAAGTAAAGAATTCAAAGAGAAATTTGATACATATTTTTCATTTTTATCAGATGAATTTTTTATTCAGTCTAAGATGGATATACCTGAAAAAGAATATTATGAAGAGTTTGAACATATAGAAAATGGTGTTGGATTAGTAAGATTATTATTAGAAGAAGTCAAAGATATGAAAATAAAAGATAAATTTTACAAAGGAAATAAAATAACAATTGCTTGTGGAAAATCTATATATAAGTATATGAAAGAGATATTTATTCATGATGATAAAATAAATATAGTTCCAATTGAAAGCTATTTTTGGGGAGAAAAAATTACTGTTACAGGCTTAATAACAGGAAGTGATTTAATAAAAAATCTTAAAGATAAAGAATTAGGAGATAAATTGATTATTAATAAAATTATGCTAAATGATAAAAAACAGTTTTTGGATGATATGAGTCTGGAAGGTGTAAGTGAGCGTATTGGAACGAAAATAAAAGTAATTGAGAGGTTGGAAGAAATTTATGATTAA
- a CDS encoding GGDEF domain-containing protein, producing the protein MENLRRKILKDILKNENIEIALNDLKKFIDSMGVNFLYYFIDYGNNKEYSTDKELKKIIFNSKKYTEMTKKEDENGLNLIYKSLSMGVVFHINYKLKDISKEEILEIEEEIELVLELLKKVIEFKKIRIYSLITPLFFEVSKILYSAEGTIKESLEELNLTIEGLLGIEIVNIEKNNIEYFIKEEKEKLFEYKYKDMIVKYKKTRKLDNLIEIDKILNLIFMILNSFLKLKELEKKKQIFLEEQINTKENLEKLNEILEKSLYKMTFINKLYSKLSKTRNLEESIRIIEKLIRDEVDYRYLRIKLGDTHLVEDGIQVEEAGNVNYSSKILKGKIEYEIICQKEDITSEDEVYLNLIFTHSKIELENILLYKKVEELATIDGVTELYIHRYFIERLKQELEINKRNGSKVSLIMLDIDNFKKYNDTYGHQAGDEVLHKVASLMKRGVRKIDIPCRYGGEEFIVILPYTDIEKAEFVAERIRQSLEEETDITASFGVTEYLSMEKLETFVKRVDDAMYKAKQNGKNQVIRM; encoded by the coding sequence ATGGAAAATCTAAGAAGAAAAATATTAAAAGATATATTAAAAAACGAAAATATAGAAATTGCTTTAAATGATTTGAAAAAATTTATAGATTCTATGGGTGTTAATTTTTTATATTATTTTATAGATTATGGAAATAACAAAGAATATAGTACAGATAAAGAATTAAAAAAAATAATTTTTAATTCTAAAAAGTATACTGAAATGACTAAAAAAGAAGATGAGAATGGGTTAAATTTAATATATAAATCATTATCAATGGGAGTAGTTTTTCATATAAATTATAAATTAAAAGATATATCAAAAGAAGAAATATTAGAAATAGAAGAAGAGATAGAACTTGTTTTAGAGTTATTAAAAAAAGTTATTGAATTTAAAAAAATTAGGATATATTCTTTGATTACTCCTCTGTTTTTTGAAGTTTCAAAGATATTATATTCTGCCGAGGGAACGATAAAAGAGAGTTTAGAAGAGTTAAATCTAACAATAGAGGGATTATTAGGTATAGAAATTGTTAATATAGAAAAAAATAATATAGAGTATTTTATTAAAGAAGAAAAAGAAAAATTATTTGAATATAAATATAAAGATATGATAGTAAAGTATAAAAAAACTAGGAAACTAGATAATTTAATAGAAATAGATAAGATATTAAATCTTATATTTATGATATTAAATAGTTTTTTAAAATTAAAAGAGCTGGAGAAAAAAAAGCAGATTTTTTTAGAGGAACAAATTAATACAAAAGAAAATTTAGAAAAATTAAATGAAATTTTGGAAAAAAGTTTATATAAAATGACGTTTATAAATAAATTATATTCAAAATTATCTAAAACTAGAAATTTGGAAGAATCAATAAGAATTATAGAAAAATTAATAAGAGATGAAGTGGATTATAGATATTTAAGAATAAAACTTGGAGATACACATTTAGTAGAAGATGGGATACAGGTAGAAGAAGCTGGAAACGTAAATTACAGTTCAAAGATATTAAAAGGAAAAATAGAATATGAGATTATATGTCAAAAAGAAGATATAACATCAGAAGATGAAGTTTATCTGAATTTAATATTTACTCATTCTAAAATAGAATTAGAAAATATATTGTTATATAAAAAAGTCGAAGAATTAGCAACTATAGATGGTGTAACAGAGTTATATATCCATAGATATTTTATAGAAAGATTAAAACAGGAATTAGAAATAAATAAAAGAAATGGGAGCAAAGTATCATTGATTATGTTAGATATAGATAATTTTAAAAAATATAACGATACATATGGGCATCAAGCTGGAGATGAGGTATTGCACAAAGTAGCTTCTCTTATGAAAAGAGGAGTAAGGAAAATAGATATTCCTTGTAGATATGGAGGCGAGGAATTTATAGTAATATTGCCATATACAGATATAGAAAAAGCAGAATTTGTAGCTGAGAGAATAAGACAATCATTAGAGGAAGAAACAGACATAACAGCAAGTTTTGGTGTTACAGAATATTTGAGCATGGAAAAATTAGAAACTTTTGTAAAAAGAGTAGATGATGCTATGTATAAAGCTAAACAAAATGGAAAAAATCAAGTTATAAGGATGTGA